atttttgacaattttttacgtaaactGTTTCAACTGTACCTCTGTTAaagctatttattttaattttttttagattttaaggtTATGTtgtactacttttttttttgagaaaaaaaaatataagagaaaaatatacaTAGATGAATATTACCtattgatggaaaaatttgatgatttttatttttataaggcTTCAATTAGTcgttttctgaagaaaaattatctaaaaatgtcaaaatttaaatttttttgcgaaaaatttgtaaatgtcaattcaaaaaatttccgttaaaaatttgaaaattaaaaatttttttaattaaatagtttaattaaaaaataaattaaatattaattttttaaaaaataattttttttttaaaaaattaaatataacaaGAGGCTTCAATTGTTGGAtataggatttttttattaatttttttttaatttttttttatttattttttaagaatttaaaaaaaaaatttaaatgtcaattcaaaaatttaccgttaaaaattttattttttatttttttttttttaattattttaaaccaaaaaaatttcttttaatgattaaaaaattaataattttaattaaaaaaaataattttcttcaaatttattcaattttatcttttttattcaaaaaattcgtaaacgtcaatttaaaaattgacagttaaaaaatttgaaaattacttttttgcttattcaaacttaaaaaataattcaaatatcaaaaatatcaatggaaatatACAAAATTCTAATGCTAAGCAAACAACtggaaacttttaattaaagttcatCGACCAATTAACGCATTatctaatctaaaatttatttcataacaCTTTATCGGATGAATATGGTGACAAGCCGAAAACATTAGAAAAtacgttttaataaaattattccaattatCGACAATTAGATAAGATAACGATGAtataattgaacaaaatatgGAACGCAACTTGAAACGCACTTCAGTTACTTTGCTGTTTCGTTGCTGTCTCGATCGAAAAACTTCGCaagaaaaatctctaaaatggCTCCTCACTGGCAAGGAAAGAAATACAAGATGGTCAAGTCGGAAAACTTTGACGAATACATGAAGGCATTGGGTGTTGGTCTCGTTTTCCGTAAGATGGGAGCCGCATGGAAACCCAGCTTCGAACTCATCAAGGAAAGtgacacaaaatatttgatcCGTTCCACGTCATCGGTTAAAAATGTCGATTTGCCGTTCACGATTGACGTTGAATTCGACGAGACAACGACGGATGGGCGCAAAGTCAAGTCAACGTACACGTTCGAGAACGAAAATAAGTTGGTGCAACACCAAAAAGGCGACGTTGACTCAACAATTATTCGTGAATTCACGGAAACTGGATTCGTTGCtgtaagttttcaattttttattcttaaaaaaaatataaaaaaaattttttgattttttttgtttcagacaTTGACCGCTAAGGATGTCGTTTGCGTCAGAACTTACGAATTGGagtaaatttcaaacaaaatttgtaattttttaaaataaaatttgaaaaaaaaaattaataatttttctttaaaatccaAAGTTCTTAGATTTTCCCGTGTCATAAAAGCAGATTTCATATCTTATCActcagtttttgaaaaattaatcaaaagatAAGATTTTCAGACAAGCTTAAGGCGTATTATTTCATCATCGAGATATAAAATGAACAAAGTTGATATCATAATCTatagaaaaatgtgaaattaaccAGACGTTTccatcagaaaaattaaaatctggtTTTCTTCAGAGGtttttatcaagaattttttttgtattaaaaatatttttttaataatcgtaaatttaattaaaatccatgttgtcttatttttttagattttcgttaaaataattttcgtatgaaaaatttcccaacaaaatacattttttatgtaactttttatttatttatttatttttttttattttttaatttattttcttttttttattgttaaaaatatttttcttaatttagtatgaaatatttttaaaaacattaagaaattttttaaccttcacaaaaaattagtttttttcctgaaaggcgttaaaaatttgaaaaaatgttttaaataaatctttcattgaaaaaataagtttaaattaatcaaaataataaatttgaaaaattaatttaaatagtcatttaatttaaaaaaaaaataaatttatttaatttcttttaatttttttaaataataaaaaaataatctttaaaaaattcttaaaattaaattaataaatcaaattaatttaaatattttttgaatatttaaaaagaaataaaaaaattattaattttttaaattaaataattacttaaattatttttttaattaacgaaaaattttcaaatattaattaattgataatttcaatttaaaaaattatttataaaaattttaataaatttatttataataaaattttaaaatttccttccttaaataaataacaaacaacaagACGTCTCCATCTatatcaaatttcttttctaaatCCCTCAAAAAAGCCAATTTGCACGTTTTAAgtcaaatctcaaaaaaaatcctcatttaaattctttaaaaattcacgtCATGATCTCCCATAAGCCCTTTAACCGCAAATTCTCAACAAATTCcataaataaagaaacatGACTTTTGCACACGAGAATCCGCTCGCATTTATCGATCTTGCATAAATTTGTAACAAGAATTTATCACAAACACGAGCAAACGCAGAATATGGAACATAATTCATTCATCGCCTCAAATGACCttgcaattcaattttatttttttttatcaacagtCTTCTTGATAAATTGCATCAAATTATCGTTTCTCGTCtcgtttcacgaaaaaaaaaaataagtcaacgtcttttgatgaaaaaaaatttttttttatcaacgcTCTCTTAtcatccgtcgtcgtcgtcacctTGTATGGACAAGTGTTTtgatatctaattttttatttatttttattaatattaaacgtAGAAATTGTTCAATTGAATCGTTGAACGCACACATTCGCcacagatgatgatgaagaggaGAAAATATTCACGTTCAATATCACGGAATGGCAAACGGCAAAACAAGTTGTTGTtgatattcatttaaaaatatccattCGATTGGAACAGTTGGTGGCGTCGATTCTATTTTTGACCTTATTTCTGGTCTCCTGCATCAAAAATTCTCGCATGTGGCACTccattcgaatatttttatgattctgATCTCACCATTGTCGCACAATTTCCttgtttttatctcaaaaatgcCTCGAAACGCGAGAGGCGATATCAAAGTTGTgataaaattgcgaaaaattcaCTTCCGGTTGATGGCAAGTTTCATTCAACTCGTCGTCGTGCCAAAAAATGCCCAAAAATCGATACCTCTTTGACGTGTTTGCACGAAAAACAGCCAAAATCGATTACTCGAAGGAGCACAAACActataaaaatagcaaaaaattattctcacAGTCTGcagataattaataataacaaataaataacaaaaacagtCGTTTCTGTCGATGCAGGAACATGAGAATTTTTCTTCGAGACCAACAATCTGTGTTAATTACGCTCATTCGGAGGCCGTCAATTAATTATCTAACATTTTTCGTGTCTGTTATGCCGTGAATCGagagtttttcattaatttcgtgGATTTTTCGATGTATTGATGCAACAAATTCGCGTACAGACCCACAGAAAGTCATTGCGGGAGAACTTTGACTTACCTTTTTAAGAGGTATCCAAgagattttgacaattttcttgTGATTTTCAGCTGGTTTTAACAcaattgacttttattttgcttttttgaaggtaatttttggtttatttttgcACAGAACTAACTTTTCATGCACTTTTCCAATTTTCCAGACTTCGACTGAACAGTTACTATGGATTTCCGCGTGAATTCCAGTCATCTTTGGCAGTTCAAAGTGAATTTCGGCTCGGGATGAACAGCTgatgcgatttttttcaatggaaattgatgaaaaatgaatgaaaactcgtgaattttcctattttctaaatttttattggtcCTTATCACGAAGCTGATGGTTCATTGTCGATTTTCTAACTTACTCAATTCATTAATTAGTCGATTTCCGAAGGATTCGGTGAATTTTTTGGAGATTGCTGACAGTAACGAGTACGGGGTCTCgtaaatttgttgattttcgaGCGCTTCGGAGGCTCGGGAGTCTTTTCCATGtccagaaattaaaaatccttCGCTGTTGAGACGAATGCAGAAAATTTCTCCTTCGATTGTCGTCACGTTGAGGTAGATTTTGGTCTCATCCGAGGGAAGAACGTTACTTAACTCGATGCCGGAGACGTGATCTTTGATGTCGTTGACTACAGCAAGCGCTTCCGACTTCCAATCGAtaatttcttcgtcgtcgtccatTTTAAGCGAAATTAACTCGTTCGAGAGAGGAATGttcaaactaaaaatcaaTCGGAAAAGCAAATAATTGTTTAGACAACAAACGAGTGACAGTCGATTCGTGAAtgtaaaaaggatttttttatttgtttcgaatttttccgtttaaacttttaatcttTTGAGGAAATGTTGTTGGGCTTGTGCCTCCAAGTCGGCGAGTTGTTTGACGATCGGTACCAATTGAGCGACGTGATCTTTGTAGCCGGTTCCCTTGTTGATGCGTTTCTCGCCGTACACGACTTTTCCGTCAAATTCGTTAAGCGGGACTTTCAAATCAGGCGAAATTTGAGTGATTGTCATCGTGAGATGATCTTCAATTTCTGCCAAATAATGCTTTTCGTTGTACCAAATGCAACAACCTTTGACGTCAGTGAGATTTGTGTTCCAGCAGTTTTTACCGCGCGATGAACACCATTGTCCGTGATACCAAACTTTTTCGGGGACAGTTGCTACTAACGAAATTGCCAAGCCCATGCGTTCGGCACGACCTACTCGACCAATGCGATGctgaaaattaagagaaatttgatgaaattgtgTTGGtaagtgtttaaaaaaaattaattttttaatttaattcttaattcttcaaaattatttaaaaaattttaaattttaaaatcaatttaatattttattttttaaaatttttagttttaattttaattcattaattatatttgGGGGTCTCACAATGacgttttgaaatttgcttaaattgGAATTGGAATTGTTGGAAATTTCAAtaagttcaatttattttttttttaatattttattcaaataatattgGTTTGACAGCTTCTGTccaaacaaaactatgtcaaagaaatttttttttcagtttcaattttttggcagttttgagttataaaatgactaaaaatgataaattagagccctctgacaaatttttatccatttggagcaagatttgacaaaaatttgaagcagacaaatttttttttaaagcaagatttgacaaaaattgctttcagtttttgatttagtttttaaaacaaaactatgtcaaaggaaaaattttttttcagtttcaattttttagcagttttgagttataaaatgattaaaaatgataaattagagccctctgacaaatttttatccatttgaagcaagatttgacaaaaattgctttgacacagttttttttgctcttgatttagtttttaaaacaaaactatgtcaaaggaaaaatttttttttcagtttcaattttttggcagttttgagttataaaatgactaaaaatgataaattagagccctctgacaaatttttatccatttgaagcaagatttgacaaaaattgctttgacacagtttttgacacagtttttttgctcttgatttagtttttaaaacaaaactatgtcaaaggaaaaattttttttcagtttaaactttttggcagttttgagttataaaatgattaaaaatgataaattagagccctctgacaaatttttatccatttgtttgacaaaaattgctttgacacagtttttgacacagtttttttgctcttgatttagtttttaaaacaatgtcaaaggaaaaattttttttcagtttcaattttttggcagttttgagttagaaaatgattaaaaatgataaattagagccctctgacaaatttttatccatttgaagcaagatttgacaaaaattgctttgacacagtttttgacacagtttttttgctcttgatttagtttttaaaacaaaactatgtcaaaggaaaaattttttttcagtttcaattttttggcagttttgagttataaaatgattaaaaatgataaattagagccctctgacaaattttttccatttgaatgaccagtttcaattttttggcagttttgagttataaaatgattataaatgataaattagagccctctgacaaatttttatccatttgaagcaagatttgacaaaaattgctttgacacagtttttgacacagttttttagttcttgatttagttttcaaaacaaaactatgtcaaaggaaaaattttttttcagtttcaattttttggcagttttgagttataaaatgattaaaaatgataaattagagccctctgacaaatttttatccatttgaagcaagatttgacaaaaattgctttgacacagtttttgacacagttttttttgctcttgatttagtttttaaaacaaaactatgtcaaaggaaaaaatttttttcagtttcaattttttggcagttttgagttaaaaaatgattaaaaatgataaattagagctctctgacaaatttttatccatttgaagcaagatttgacaaaaattgctttgacacagtttttgacacagtttttttgctcttgatttagtttttaaaacaaaactatgtcaaaggaaaaattttttttcagtttcaattttttggcagttttgagttataaaatgactaaaaatgataaattagagccctctgacaaatttttatccatttgaagcaagatttgacaaaaattgctttgacacagtttttgacacagttttttttgctcttgatttagtttttaaaacaaaactatgtcaaaggaaaaattttttttcagtttcaattttttagcagttttgagttataaaatgattaaaaatgataaattagagccctctgacaaatttttatccatttgaagcaagatttgacaaaaattgctttgacacagtttttgacacagttttttttgctcttgatttagtttttaaaacaaaactatgtcaaagaaaaaattttttttcagtttcaattttttggcagttttgagttataaaatgattaaaaatgataaattagagcccttctgataaatttttatccatttgaagcaagatttgacaaaaattgctttgacacagtttttgacacagtttttttcttgatttagtttttaaaacaaaactatgtcaaaggaaaaattttttttcagtttcaattttttggcagttttgagttataaaatgattaaaaatgataaattagagccctctgacaaatttttatccatttgaagcaagatttgacaaaaattgctttgacacagtttttgacacagtttttttgctcttgatttagtttttaaaacaaaactatgtcaaaggaaaaaatttttttcagttttaattttttagcagttttgagttataaaatgataaattagagctcttctgataaatttttatccatttgaagcaagatttgacaaaaattgctttgacacagtttttgacacagttttttttgctcttgatttagtttttaaaacaaaactatgtcaaaggaaaaattttttttcagtttcaattttttagcagttttgagttataaaatgactaaaaatgataaattagagccctctgacaaatttttatccatttgaagcaagatttgacaaaaattgctttgacacagtttttgacacagttttttttgctcttgatttaggtttacaaatcaaaactatgtcaaaggaaaaaattttttttcagtttcaattttttggcagttttgagttataaaatgattaaaaatgataaattagacctttgacaaatttttatccatttgaagcaagatttgacaaaaattgctttgacacagtttttgacacagtttttttgctcttgatttagtttttaaaacaaaactatgtcaaaggaaaaattttttttcagtttcaattttttggcagttttgagttataaaatgattaaaaatgataaattagagccctctgacaaatttttatccatttgaagcaagatttgacaaaaattgctttgacacagtttttgacacagtttttttgctcttgatttagttttcaaaacaaaactatgtcaaaggaaaaaattttttttcagcttcaattttttggcagttttaagttataaaatgattaaaaatgataaattagagctctctgacaaatttttatccatttgaagcaagatttgacaaaaattgctttgacacagtttttgacacatttttttttgctaattttaaatttttaatttgaagcaagatttttgctttgacacagtttttgacacagttttttttttgatttagtttttaaaacaaaactatgtcaaaggaaaaaaaaatcagtttcaattttttggcagttttgagttataaaatgattaaaaatgataaattagagccctctgacaaatttttatccatttgaagcaagatttgacaaaaattgctttgacacagtttttgacacagtttttttgctcttgatttagtttttaaaacaaaactatgtcaaaggaaaaaatttttttcagtttcaattttttggcagttttgagttataaaatgactaaaaatgataaattagagccctctgacaaatttttatccatttgaagcaagatttgacaaaaattgctttgacacagtttttgacacagtttttttgctcttgatttagttttcaaaacaaaaaattcaaaggaaaaaatcagaattttcattttaattctaaataaaaaaaaatatcaacttaaaattttatacgaatttttataactaaatttaaatatgacgaatcataaagaatttttttctcgaaatttcaatgatcaaaaatatttttttttattttttaataattttttaaaaattttttaagttaaaattgaaattgaataaaaaaattatttttaaaaataaattttgtaacactTACCACATAATTCGCCTTCTCATCAGGCAACGTAACATTAATCGCAAACGGCAATCCCGTAATATCCAAACCACGAGCAGCAACATCGGtacaaatcaaaaactttactTTCTGCTGTTTAAACTTTTCCAAATTATCTTTTCTCTCTTTCGGATGACGATCTCCGTGCAAACAAACACACGAAAATCTTTCGCCTCCCACAAATCGCAAATATTTCTCCAAATTATCGCAATCGATCTTCGtgcgacaaaaaataatcgcTCGATCCATTTTGTGCTCTTCAATTGCCTTCACGACATATTCTCCTTTCAGCAATTTCACCGCTTCCGACAACGTTTCGGGCGTATTATTTCCCGGGCGAACGTTATCTTTCGCATGAACGCCATCAGTTTGCACGTGATTCCTCAGATTTTGCCATCTCGTGTCTTTTTGCGGATCAACGAGGCAAACGACGTGATGAACTGTGTCAGGAACGGCATCTTCTCCCTTCAGATCGACCCACGTTGGAAAATGCATCAATTTGTCAgccatttttttgacatcgAACGAATGGAGAGTCGCGGAACAGACAATCATCTGCAAACGACGCCCATCTGACGTGATTTTGGGAATTTGTTTGTGAAGATTTTCAATTAGCTGCCCGTAACCTTGCGATAACAAGCCATCTGCTTCGTCAAGTACGAAAAAGCGACAATGGGTGAGAAGAACGTATCCGTTGTTGATGAGATCTTCCAAACGACCCGGCGTAGCGACAATTATGTCGACTCCTTGTTGTAATTTTGCCATTTGATCTTTTACGGAGACGCCTCCGATCAGCAAAAGTTCATTTATGGCGGGATCTTTCAAgtatctcttaaatttttgcaattggGAAAAAGTTTGTTCCGCCAATTCACGAGATGGCTCGATAATAATTGCCTGAGGAGCGTTTGGGCGTTGCACAAATTCACTCGGAGCAGCATTTGCCGACGCAAAAggatttattttcttgttttgctCTTCAACTTTGTTCACGGCGACAAATCCTTCAGGAATTTGATGTTTAAAAGGATTATTTCCGAAATTAAATGACATTTCCGCATTTTTTAGAACGACAGCTGGATAAAAAGTCTCATTTCTCAAGTGATCCGGGACTTTAAACGCCACGCCGAGATTTTGCCCGTTCTTCGTGAACGTCACTTCAAGCCTTACCAAATCCAGAAGACATCCAATAACATCATTTTTGCCAAAAGCTTCTCCATAATTGTCAAATTGGCGATTATGAGACTTTTTTCCGGTTCCGCCAAAGCCAAAACTCCATTTATCTGTCCCCAAATCGAGAGATGCCTTTTGCGTGGACCATCCAACACGACATAATCCCTCGTCTTCGACAGTTGCTTCGAAATAATAACGTCCTGTGTTCGCGACGCCCGTGGTACAACGACATCCATGCCATTCCTTGAAGTCGCGCGATTGACAACGCATTCCATCGGGCGTGATTGCCATCGAATTGCCACGATCGAAGAACGACATGGTCCACGGAGGGATTGTTACGCCATCTCCGCCTGATTTGCCCTTGCCTTCTTTCAGATCTTTCAATGTTTCCCACACAATTTGCAAAATTGGCAAACAAAAGGCTCCAGTTTTGCCGCTTCCGGTTTCAGCAGCCATTAAAACGTCGCCTCCGCCGAGAATTAAGGGAATAGCTTCCGCTTGTACGTCAGTTGGGAGAAGCCAATCCATTTCGTCGACGGCTTTTCCGATTTCTGGCATGACAccgaattctaaaaaaaaatatttaaaaaaaaatattaattaaaatttttgtgaaaaaaaaaatgttaaaaaaattaaaaaaataataataaacttaaaaattaataaaattcaaattttaaaaaaatagaaaaatatatttaaaacaaaaaattctacaaaattaaatattttaaaaaaactttaaaaaaaaattttaaaaatatatattttaaacattgaaaataaaatcaataaaaatttaaaaaaaaaatagaaaatattaaaatatttaaaaaaaattaaatatgtacatatacaattaataataatttttggagaaataattttaaaaaataataatttaaattaaaaccttaaaagtttatttaataaaaataaacatctaaaataaaattaaaataatttttaaaaattaaaaaaaaaataattagaaaaaaaaattaaaaattttgatgagtgagaaacttacaaaaaaaaatataaatttaaaaaaaaaataaaaaaaataataaaaaaaaattaaaaaaataaaaaataaatgaaaaaaaataattttgtatttaaaaataaaattaaaaaaaaaacatttcaaaaaaatttctttgctatgacaagtagaaaaaatttttgatgagaaaaatacaatttttacacatttttataagatttttaatttaaaagtaatttaatttaatttaaaaaatatttaaaaaacaaaaatgataaatttttaagaaatttaagtcttttccacaaaaatagtaaaaaaataaaaactttcataaaatacaaaaatgtgagaaaaaaatcttgaaccGGCAAATTTAGATTCTTACCTTCAAAAGCtgtcatttttgatgatttcctcttttaaaatgttcttgaattattttttcacaatttaaattcaattttcacacTTAAATCCTTTgtaaatgcttaaaaaatcaaaatttattgaaaaattcttattttcagCAAACGATGAGGCAATGAAAACAATCCAACTGCACAATTCTTCACCAAATGTCATTGAGGCAGCTGATTTGATGAATGACATCGTCTCATTCAAAGtgaaattactgaaaaaaaagacaaagaatCGAAATTTCTTCGTATTTGGAGTCATCAAAGCGctaatttgatgcaaaaaacgTGACCAATGTCACTTTTGGCTTGTGTTCCATGAATTTCACATAAATTCATCCCGCAACAAATATCGAGAGTCTCGAAAATTGCCCGAGACAAGGCTGTGCTATTTTAGGGTGAGTCACTTTTGTATGGATTCTCGTTTATTTTCGATTCTTGCTTGACGATGAGTcgttttttgacgaatttttttgtgttgttaagTGCACGCCGGAAACgcgatatgaaaaaaaacgagcCGTCAACTCACTTTCTCCCGAGAAAAGTTGAAAGGTTATCGATTTTGATACGTCGcagttgaaggaaaaaaatttacgcagCGCTTTTCTGActcatcaaattaattttgatttgtttttattccGTTTCAGTGTCTTCTTGTTTGTTGGAAGCATCATTTCcgtataatttttacaactttcgTATcagttcgtcgtcgtcgttcgtcaTTTTTGTGTCTGTACAATTTTCTAGCGGATAATTTTCTGTCagtatgaataaaaatctcgGCGGATATCAACGCGACTACGGAAGCACGAGCTCGAGTCAAGCCATGAGCGGCGACAATTTCGCAGGATTCAGTCCCACGGAGTTCATCTCGTTGAAGGAGAACATCGCCTCGAATATCGTTTACATCAAATCCAGCTGGCATCAACTCGAAAAGGCCATCAAGCATGTCGGGACGGCGCGCGATACGCCCGAATCGCGGAAAAAAATCCACACGATCCAAACGAACACAAACACGAAAATCACGGAGACAAGTTCGTACATTGGAAGACTGACGCGCCTCACGCAGGGCGATCGACAACAACGCATCGATGTCGAGCAACTCAAGACTAATTTCAAAGACATCGTCGAACGGTACTCGAAGAGTCAACAAGTGATAGCGGCGAAAATGAAGCAAGTGCTTTTGGTGAACCCCACGCAGTATGACGAGGATATTGACGAGGAGACACGCGAATCGCGGCGTTCAAGGTATCAGTCGATGCAGGCGCAGGAACAACGCGATTTGGAGTTTGAGCAGGAGATGGCGCTCGAACGCGAACGCCAGATGCAACAAATTGAGGCAGATGTCATCGATGTTCACAAAATATTCCAGAATCTGAATGAATTGGTGCACGTAC
The sequence above is drawn from the Culicoides brevitarsis isolate CSIRO-B50_1 chromosome 1, AGI_CSIRO_Cbre_v1, whole genome shotgun sequence genome and encodes:
- the LOC134827000 gene encoding fatty acid-binding protein, muscle-like, giving the protein MAPHWQGKKYKMVKSENFDEYMKALGVGLVFRKMGAAWKPSFELIKESDTKYLIRSTSSVKNVDLPFTIDVEFDETTTDGRKVKSTYTFENENKLVQHQKGDVDSTIIREFTETGFVATLTAKDVVCVRTYELE
- the LOC134827926 gene encoding syntaxin-7 encodes the protein MNKNLGGYQRDYGSTSSSQAMSGDNFAGFSPTEFISLKENIASNIVYIKSSWHQLEKAIKHVGTARDTPESRKKIHTIQTNTNTKITETSSYIGRLTRLTQGDRQQRIDVEQLKTNFKDIVERYSKSQQVIAAKMKQVLLVNPTQYDEDIDEETRESRRSRYQSMQAQEQRDLEFEQEMALERERQMQQIEADVIDVHKIFQNLNELVHVQGEQIDTIENTIEQTAGNVEAGREELIKAAEYQAKYRKKVCILLIIAVIIGLIITGIIVSQMKS
- the LOC134827923 gene encoding ATP-dependent RNA helicase Ddx1, with product MTAFEEFGVMPEIGKAVDEMDWLLPTDVQAEAIPLILGGGDVLMAAETGSGKTGAFCLPILQIVWETLKDLKEGKGKSGGDGVTIPPWTMSFFDRGNSMAITPDGMRCQSRDFKEWHGCRCTTGVANTGRYYFEATVEDEGLCRVGWSTQKASLDLGTDKWSFGFGGTGKKSHNRQFDNYGEAFGKNDVIGCLLDLVRLEVTFTKNGQNLGVAFKVPDHLRNETFYPAVVLKNAEMSFNFGNNPFKHQIPEGFVAVNKVEEQNKKINPFASANAAPSEFVQRPNAPQAIIIEPSRELAEQTFSQLQKFKRYLKDPAINELLLIGGVSVKDQMAKLQQGVDIIVATPGRLEDLINNGYVLLTHCRFFVLDEADGLLSQGYGQLIENLHKQIPKITSDGRRLQMIVCSATLHSFDVKKMADKLMHFPTWVDLKGEDAVPDTVHHVVCLVDPQKDTRWQNLRNHVQTDGVHAKDNVRPGNNTPETLSEAVKLLKGEYVVKAIEEHKMDRAIIFCRTKIDCDNLEKYLRFVGGERFSCVCLHGDRHPKERKDNLEKFKQQKVKFLICTDVAARGLDITGLPFAINVTLPDEKANYVHRIGRVGRAERMGLAISLVATVPEKVWYHGQWCSSRGKNCWNTNLTDVKGCCIWYNEKHYLAEIEDHLTMTITQISPDLKVPLNEFDGKVVYGEKRINKGTGYKDHVAQLVPIVKQLADLEAQAQQHFLKRLKV
- the LOC134828215 gene encoding uncharacterized protein LOC134828215; protein product: MDDDEEIIDWKSEALAVVNDIKDHVSGIELSNVLPSDETKIYLNVTTIEGEIFCIRLNSEGFLISGHGKDSRASEALENQQIYETPYSLLSAISKKFTESFGNRLINELSKLENRQ